From one Nocardioides yefusunii genomic stretch:
- the gltX gene encoding glutamate--tRNA ligase, translating into MTSRPVRVRMAPSPTGSPHVGLARTALFNWAFARHHGGTFVFRIEDTDKERNTEESYLGLVEVMRWLKLDWDEGVEVGGPHGPYKQSERTDIYADVLAKLRASSYTYDCYCTGEEPQARRKAAGSKVMGYDGFCRDLTDEQVAAFKAEGRQAVVRFRMPDGEIKFNDLVRGEIAFQTEFVPDFALARANGDPLYTLTAPVDDATMQISHVLRGEDLLSSTPRQIALFEGLKEIGLTDFTPEFGHLPYVMGEGNKKLSKRDPEANLLGYRDAGFLPEGLLNYLALLGWSLSGDRDVFTLDELVEAFDIADVQPNPARFDLKKAEAINADHMRMLTLEDLTSRVLPFLKAEGVVSDPLNDADAQMLELAMPLVAERMNKLTEAPALLGFLFADEASLERVDALGEADKPVVEASLAAMEALETWSTAEIEAGLRAALIDGLGLKPRKAFGPVRIAISGRKVSPPLFESMELLGRERSLTRLRDALA; encoded by the coding sequence ATGACCTCCCGTCCCGTCCGCGTACGCATGGCCCCCAGCCCGACGGGCTCGCCGCACGTCGGCCTGGCCCGCACGGCGCTCTTCAACTGGGCGTTCGCACGTCACCACGGTGGCACCTTCGTCTTCCGCATCGAGGACACCGACAAGGAGCGCAACACCGAGGAGTCCTACCTCGGTCTGGTCGAGGTCATGCGGTGGCTCAAGCTCGACTGGGACGAGGGCGTCGAGGTCGGCGGCCCGCACGGTCCGTACAAGCAGTCCGAGCGCACCGACATCTACGCCGACGTGCTGGCCAAGCTGCGCGCGTCGTCCTACACCTACGACTGCTACTGCACCGGTGAGGAGCCGCAGGCCCGTCGCAAGGCCGCCGGTTCCAAGGTGATGGGCTACGACGGCTTCTGCCGCGACCTCACCGACGAGCAGGTCGCTGCGTTCAAGGCCGAGGGTCGTCAGGCCGTCGTCCGCTTCCGCATGCCCGACGGCGAGATCAAGTTCAACGACCTGGTCCGCGGCGAGATCGCCTTCCAGACCGAGTTCGTCCCGGACTTCGCGCTGGCCCGCGCCAACGGCGACCCGCTCTACACGCTGACCGCACCGGTCGACGACGCCACCATGCAGATCTCCCACGTTCTGCGTGGCGAGGACCTGCTCTCCTCGACGCCGCGCCAGATCGCGCTGTTCGAGGGCCTCAAGGAGATCGGTCTCACCGACTTCACCCCCGAGTTCGGCCACCTGCCGTACGTCATGGGCGAGGGCAACAAGAAGCTGTCCAAGCGCGACCCCGAGGCCAACCTCCTGGGCTACCGTGACGCCGGCTTCCTCCCCGAGGGCCTCCTCAACTACCTGGCCCTGCTGGGTTGGTCGCTCTCCGGCGACCGCGACGTCTTCACCCTCGACGAGCTCGTCGAGGCCTTCGACATCGCCGACGTGCAGCCGAACCCGGCCCGCTTCGACCTCAAGAAGGCCGAGGCGATCAACGCCGACCACATGCGCATGCTGACCCTGGAGGACCTCACCTCCCGTGTCCTGCCGTTCCTCAAGGCCGAGGGCGTCGTCTCCGACCCGCTGAACGACGCCGACGCGCAGATGCTCGAGCTGGCCATGCCGCTCGTCGCCGAGCGCATGAACAAGCTGACCGAGGCCCCGGCCCTGCTCGGCTTCCTCTTCGCCGACGAGGCTTCCCTGGAGCGCGTCGACGCCCTGGGCGAGGCCGACAAGCCGGTCGTCGAGGCGTCGCTCGCCGCGATGGAGGCCCTGGAGACCTGGAGCACCGCCGAGATCGAGGCCGGCCTGCGTGCCGCCCTGATCGACGGTCTGGGCCTCAAGCCCCGCAAGGCCTTCGGTCCGGTCCGCATCGCGATCTCGGGCCGCAAGGTCTCCCCGCCGCTCTTCGAGTCGATGGAGCTGCTGGGTCGCGAGCGTTCGCTGACCCGTCTGCGTGACGCCCTGGCCTGA